One window of the Equus asinus isolate D_3611 breed Donkey chromosome 28, EquAss-T2T_v2, whole genome shotgun sequence genome contains the following:
- the CTU2 gene encoding cytoplasmic tRNA 2-thiolation protein 2 isoform X2: MCQVGEDYAEPASEEPPPRQPGREQKCVKCKEGLPVVVIRAGDAFCRDCFKAFYIHKFRAVLGKNRLIFPGEKVLLAWSGGPSSSSMVWQVLEGLSRESAKRLRFVPGIVCIDEGAACGLSPEARAKTLAEMKLILQTVGFPWHVVALEEVFDLPPSVLRCFAQEPVETEGAYKAAVDSFLQQQHVLGAEGAGDSPSLAQGEEQLSWPCTQDPQNPQSPDRPPTAAQTEALSRLFDSVKTLTAKEELLQALRTHLILHVARTHGYSKVMTGDSCTRLAIKLMTSLALGRGAFLAWDTGFSDERHGDVVVVRPMREHTLKEVAFYNHLFAVPSVFTPALDTKAPEKASIHRLMEAFMLRLQDQFPSTVSTVYRTSEKLVKAPRHGCAASPPGPRCLLCMCALDIDTAGLCLPSPGCSEEGIGEWVLGFSSPLVPSAPLYLQTVPRLLGLRLPCICPRRSPPPHRPLHPAVLQGWGGCRAAVGGPGPARALLSQGGPPSLRHRAAVLRLPREHEGLALRGPPATLHLGRGPAPQPELLPQGLHRAADPGVPG; this comes from the exons ATGTGCCAGGTGGGCGAGGACTACGCGGAGCCCGCGTCCGAGGAGCCCCCGCCTCGGCAGCCTGG CCGTGAACAGAAGTGTGTGAAGTGCAAGGAAGGCCTTCCTGTCGTGGTGATCCGAGCAGGAGATGCCTTCTGCAG GGACTGTTTCAAGGCGTTTTACATCCACAAGTTCAGAGCCGTGCTTGGGAAGAACCGGCTGATCTTTCCGGGTGAGAAG GTGCTCCTGGCGTGGTCTGGAGGGCCTTCGTCCAGCTCCATGGTCTGGCAGGTCCTTGAG GGCCTGAGTCGAGAATCTGCCAAAAGACTGCGTTTTGTGCCAGGGATCGTCTGTATTGATG AGGGAGCAGCCTGTGGCCTGAGCCCAGAGGCCAGAGCAAAAACCCTGGCCGAGATGAAGCTGATCCTGCAGACCGTTGGCTTCCCATGGCATGTTGTCGCCTTAGAAGAG GTGTTTGACCTGCCACCATCCGTGCTGCGCTGCTTTGCCCAGGAGCCAGTGGAGACTGAAGGGGCCTATAAGGCAGCTGTGGACAGTTTCCTCCAGCAGCAGCATGTGCTGGGGGCTGAAGGGGCTGGGGACAGCCCCAGCCTCGCCCAAGGGGAGGAACAGCTGAGCTGgccctgcacccaggatccccaGAACCCCCAGAGCCCAGATAGGCCACCCACAGCTGCCCAGACTGAGGCTCTGTCCAGACTCTTTGACTCCGTGAAGACCCTGACAGCCAAGGAGGAGCTTCTGCAGGCACTACG GACCCACTTGATCCTGCATGTGGCCCGGACCCATGGCTACTCCAAGGTGATGACAGGAGACAGTTGCACACGCCTGGCCATCAAACTCATGACCAGCCTGGCACTGGGGAGAGGGGCATTCCTTGCCTGGGATACG GGCTTCTCAGACGAGCGGCACGGCGACGTGGTGGTAGTGCGGCCCATGCGCGAGCACACGCTGAAGGAGGTTGCCTTCTACAACCACCTGTTTGCTGTCCCCTCCGTTTTCACGCCAGCCCTTGACACCAAG GCCCCTGAAAAGGCCAGCATTCACCGGCTGATGGAGGCTTTTATGCTCAGGCTGCAGGACCAGTTCCCCTCCACAGTCAGCACTGTGTACag GACAAGTGAGAAGCTGGTTAAGGCCCCCAGGCATGGCTGTGCTGCCAGTCCCCCTGGCCCCCGCTGCCTGCTCTGTATGTGCGCACTGGACATCGACACTGCTGGTCTGTGTCTGCCTTCCCCAGGGTGCTCAGAGGAGGGCATTGGCGAGTGGGTGTTGGGGTTCAGCAGCCCCCTGGTCCCCTCAGCTCCTCTCTACTTGCAGACAGTGCCACGGCTTTTGGGGCTCAGACTCCCTTGCATCTGTCCCAGAcgcagccccccaccccaccgcccACTGCACCCTGCTGTTCTGCAGGGATGGGGCGGGTGCAGGGCTGCTGTGGGGGGGCCAGGCCCTGCGAGAG CTCTGCTCTCGCAGGGAGGACCCCCGAGCCTGCGTCATCGAGCAGCTGTGCTACGGCTGCCGCGTGAACATGAAGGACTTG CCCTCCGTGGACCCCCTGCCACCCTACATCTTGGCCGAGGCCCGGCTCCGCAGCCAGAG CTGCTTCCCCAGGGCCTGCATCGAGCAGCAGATCCAGGAGTACCTGGTTGA
- the CTU2 gene encoding cytoplasmic tRNA 2-thiolation protein 2 isoform X1: MCQVGEDYAEPASEEPPPRQPGREQKCVKCKEGLPVVVIRAGDAFCRDCFKAFYIHKFRAVLGKNRLIFPGEKVLLAWSGGPSSSSMVWQVLEGLSRESAKRLRFVPGIVCIDEGAACGLSPEARAKTLAEMKLILQTVGFPWHVVALEEVFDLPPSVLRCFAQEPVETEGAYKAAVDSFLQQQHVLGAEGAGDSPSLAQGEEQLSWPCTQDPQNPQSPDRPPTAAQTEALSRLFDSVKTLTAKEELLQALRTHLILHVARTHGYSKVMTGDSCTRLAIKLMTSLALGRGAFLAWDTGFSDERHGDVVVVRPMREHTLKEVAFYNHLFAVPSVFTPALDTKAPEKASIHRLMEAFMLRLQDQFPSTVSTVYRTSEKLVKAPRHGCAASPPGPRCLLCMCALDIDTAGLCLPSPGCSEEGIGEWVLGFSSPLVPSAPLYLQTVPRLLGLRLPCICPRRSPPPHRPLHPAVLQGWGGCRAAVGGPGPARGAALLSQGGPPSLRHRAAVLRLPREHEGLALRGPPATLHLGRGPAPQPELLPQGLHRAADPGVPG, from the exons ATGTGCCAGGTGGGCGAGGACTACGCGGAGCCCGCGTCCGAGGAGCCCCCGCCTCGGCAGCCTGG CCGTGAACAGAAGTGTGTGAAGTGCAAGGAAGGCCTTCCTGTCGTGGTGATCCGAGCAGGAGATGCCTTCTGCAG GGACTGTTTCAAGGCGTTTTACATCCACAAGTTCAGAGCCGTGCTTGGGAAGAACCGGCTGATCTTTCCGGGTGAGAAG GTGCTCCTGGCGTGGTCTGGAGGGCCTTCGTCCAGCTCCATGGTCTGGCAGGTCCTTGAG GGCCTGAGTCGAGAATCTGCCAAAAGACTGCGTTTTGTGCCAGGGATCGTCTGTATTGATG AGGGAGCAGCCTGTGGCCTGAGCCCAGAGGCCAGAGCAAAAACCCTGGCCGAGATGAAGCTGATCCTGCAGACCGTTGGCTTCCCATGGCATGTTGTCGCCTTAGAAGAG GTGTTTGACCTGCCACCATCCGTGCTGCGCTGCTTTGCCCAGGAGCCAGTGGAGACTGAAGGGGCCTATAAGGCAGCTGTGGACAGTTTCCTCCAGCAGCAGCATGTGCTGGGGGCTGAAGGGGCTGGGGACAGCCCCAGCCTCGCCCAAGGGGAGGAACAGCTGAGCTGgccctgcacccaggatccccaGAACCCCCAGAGCCCAGATAGGCCACCCACAGCTGCCCAGACTGAGGCTCTGTCCAGACTCTTTGACTCCGTGAAGACCCTGACAGCCAAGGAGGAGCTTCTGCAGGCACTACG GACCCACTTGATCCTGCATGTGGCCCGGACCCATGGCTACTCCAAGGTGATGACAGGAGACAGTTGCACACGCCTGGCCATCAAACTCATGACCAGCCTGGCACTGGGGAGAGGGGCATTCCTTGCCTGGGATACG GGCTTCTCAGACGAGCGGCACGGCGACGTGGTGGTAGTGCGGCCCATGCGCGAGCACACGCTGAAGGAGGTTGCCTTCTACAACCACCTGTTTGCTGTCCCCTCCGTTTTCACGCCAGCCCTTGACACCAAG GCCCCTGAAAAGGCCAGCATTCACCGGCTGATGGAGGCTTTTATGCTCAGGCTGCAGGACCAGTTCCCCTCCACAGTCAGCACTGTGTACag GACAAGTGAGAAGCTGGTTAAGGCCCCCAGGCATGGCTGTGCTGCCAGTCCCCCTGGCCCCCGCTGCCTGCTCTGTATGTGCGCACTGGACATCGACACTGCTGGTCTGTGTCTGCCTTCCCCAGGGTGCTCAGAGGAGGGCATTGGCGAGTGGGTGTTGGGGTTCAGCAGCCCCCTGGTCCCCTCAGCTCCTCTCTACTTGCAGACAGTGCCACGGCTTTTGGGGCTCAGACTCCCTTGCATCTGTCCCAGAcgcagccccccaccccaccgcccACTGCACCCTGCTGTTCTGCAGGGATGGGGCGGGTGCAGGGCTGCTGTGGGGGGGCCAGGCCCTGCGAGAG GTGCAGCTCTGCTCTCGCAGGGAGGACCCCCGAGCCTGCGTCATCGAGCAGCTGTGCTACGGCTGCCGCGTGAACATGAAGGACTTG CCCTCCGTGGACCCCCTGCCACCCTACATCTTGGCCGAGGCCCGGCTCCGCAGCCAGAG CTGCTTCCCCAGGGCCTGCATCGAGCAGCAGATCCAGGAGTACCTGGTTGA
- the CTU2 gene encoding cytoplasmic tRNA 2-thiolation protein 2 isoform X6: MCQVGEDYAEPASEEPPPRQPGREQKCVKCKEGLPVVVIRAGDAFCRDCFKAFYIHKFRAVLGKNRLIFPGEKVLLAWSGGPSSSSMVWQVLEGLSRESAKRLRFVPGIVCIDEGAACGLSPEARAKTLAEMKLILQTVGFPWHVVALEEVFDLPPSVLRCFAQEPVETEGAYKAAVDSFLQQQHVLGAEGAGDSPSLAQGEEQLSWPCTQDPQNPQSPDRPPTAAQTEALSRLFDSVKTLTAKEELLQALRTHLILHVARTHGYSKVMTGDSCTRLAIKLMTSLALGRGAFLAWDTGFSDERHGDVVVVRPMREHTLKEVAFYNHLFAVPSVFTPALDTKAPEKASIHRLMEAFMLRLQDQFPSTVSTVYRTSEKLVKAPRHGCAASPPGPRCLLCMCALDIDTADSATAFGAQTPLHLSQTQPPTPPPTAPCCSAGMGRVQGCCGGARPCEREDPRACVIEQLCYGCRVNMKDLPSVDPLPPYILAEARLRSQRACIEQQIQEYLVEDSDDEAQTGES; this comes from the exons ATGTGCCAGGTGGGCGAGGACTACGCGGAGCCCGCGTCCGAGGAGCCCCCGCCTCGGCAGCCTGG CCGTGAACAGAAGTGTGTGAAGTGCAAGGAAGGCCTTCCTGTCGTGGTGATCCGAGCAGGAGATGCCTTCTGCAG GGACTGTTTCAAGGCGTTTTACATCCACAAGTTCAGAGCCGTGCTTGGGAAGAACCGGCTGATCTTTCCGGGTGAGAAG GTGCTCCTGGCGTGGTCTGGAGGGCCTTCGTCCAGCTCCATGGTCTGGCAGGTCCTTGAG GGCCTGAGTCGAGAATCTGCCAAAAGACTGCGTTTTGTGCCAGGGATCGTCTGTATTGATG AGGGAGCAGCCTGTGGCCTGAGCCCAGAGGCCAGAGCAAAAACCCTGGCCGAGATGAAGCTGATCCTGCAGACCGTTGGCTTCCCATGGCATGTTGTCGCCTTAGAAGAG GTGTTTGACCTGCCACCATCCGTGCTGCGCTGCTTTGCCCAGGAGCCAGTGGAGACTGAAGGGGCCTATAAGGCAGCTGTGGACAGTTTCCTCCAGCAGCAGCATGTGCTGGGGGCTGAAGGGGCTGGGGACAGCCCCAGCCTCGCCCAAGGGGAGGAACAGCTGAGCTGgccctgcacccaggatccccaGAACCCCCAGAGCCCAGATAGGCCACCCACAGCTGCCCAGACTGAGGCTCTGTCCAGACTCTTTGACTCCGTGAAGACCCTGACAGCCAAGGAGGAGCTTCTGCAGGCACTACG GACCCACTTGATCCTGCATGTGGCCCGGACCCATGGCTACTCCAAGGTGATGACAGGAGACAGTTGCACACGCCTGGCCATCAAACTCATGACCAGCCTGGCACTGGGGAGAGGGGCATTCCTTGCCTGGGATACG GGCTTCTCAGACGAGCGGCACGGCGACGTGGTGGTAGTGCGGCCCATGCGCGAGCACACGCTGAAGGAGGTTGCCTTCTACAACCACCTGTTTGCTGTCCCCTCCGTTTTCACGCCAGCCCTTGACACCAAG GCCCCTGAAAAGGCCAGCATTCACCGGCTGATGGAGGCTTTTATGCTCAGGCTGCAGGACCAGTTCCCCTCCACAGTCAGCACTGTGTACag GACAAGTGAGAAGCTGGTTAAGGCCCCCAGGCATGGCTGTGCTGCCAGTCCCCCTGGCCCCCGCTGCCTGCTCTGTATGTGCGCACTGGACATCGACACTGCTG ACAGTGCCACGGCTTTTGGGGCTCAGACTCCCTTGCATCTGTCCCAGAcgcagccccccaccccaccgcccACTGCACCCTGCTGTTCTGCAGGGATGGGGCGGGTGCAGGGCTGCTGTGGGGGGGCCAGGCCCTGCGAGAG GGAGGACCCCCGAGCCTGCGTCATCGAGCAGCTGTGCTACGGCTGCCGCGTGAACATGAAGGACTTG CCCTCCGTGGACCCCCTGCCACCCTACATCTTGGCCGAGGCCCGGCTCCGCAGCCAGAG GGCCTGCATCGAGCAGCAGATCCAGGAGTACCTGGTTGAGGACAGTGATGATGAGGCGCAGACTGGCGAGAGCTGA
- the CTU2 gene encoding cytoplasmic tRNA 2-thiolation protein 2 isoform X12, with protein MCQVGEDYAEPASEEPPPRQPGREQKCVKCKEGLPVVVIRAGDAFCRDCFKAFYIHKFRAVLGKNRLIFPGEKVLLAWSGGPSSSSMVWQVLEGLSRESAKRLRFVPGIVCIDEGAACGLSPEARAKTLAEMKLILQTVGFPWHVVALEEVFDLPPSVLRCFAQEPVETEGAYKAAVDSFLQQQHVLGAEGAGDSPSLAQGEEQLSWPCTQDPQNPQSPDRPPTAAQTEALSRLFDSVKTLTAKEELLQALRTHLILHVARTHGYSKVMTGDSCTRLAIKLMTSLALGRGAFLAWDTGFSDERHGDVVVVRPMREHTLKEVAFYNHLFAVPSVFTPALDTKAPEKASIHRLMEAFMLRLQDQFPSTVSTVYRTSEKLVKAPRHGCAASPPGPRCLLCMCALDIDTAGAALLSQGGPPSLRHRAAVLRLPREHEGLALRGPPATLHLGRGPAPQPELLPQGLHRAADPGVPG; from the exons ATGTGCCAGGTGGGCGAGGACTACGCGGAGCCCGCGTCCGAGGAGCCCCCGCCTCGGCAGCCTGG CCGTGAACAGAAGTGTGTGAAGTGCAAGGAAGGCCTTCCTGTCGTGGTGATCCGAGCAGGAGATGCCTTCTGCAG GGACTGTTTCAAGGCGTTTTACATCCACAAGTTCAGAGCCGTGCTTGGGAAGAACCGGCTGATCTTTCCGGGTGAGAAG GTGCTCCTGGCGTGGTCTGGAGGGCCTTCGTCCAGCTCCATGGTCTGGCAGGTCCTTGAG GGCCTGAGTCGAGAATCTGCCAAAAGACTGCGTTTTGTGCCAGGGATCGTCTGTATTGATG AGGGAGCAGCCTGTGGCCTGAGCCCAGAGGCCAGAGCAAAAACCCTGGCCGAGATGAAGCTGATCCTGCAGACCGTTGGCTTCCCATGGCATGTTGTCGCCTTAGAAGAG GTGTTTGACCTGCCACCATCCGTGCTGCGCTGCTTTGCCCAGGAGCCAGTGGAGACTGAAGGGGCCTATAAGGCAGCTGTGGACAGTTTCCTCCAGCAGCAGCATGTGCTGGGGGCTGAAGGGGCTGGGGACAGCCCCAGCCTCGCCCAAGGGGAGGAACAGCTGAGCTGgccctgcacccaggatccccaGAACCCCCAGAGCCCAGATAGGCCACCCACAGCTGCCCAGACTGAGGCTCTGTCCAGACTCTTTGACTCCGTGAAGACCCTGACAGCCAAGGAGGAGCTTCTGCAGGCACTACG GACCCACTTGATCCTGCATGTGGCCCGGACCCATGGCTACTCCAAGGTGATGACAGGAGACAGTTGCACACGCCTGGCCATCAAACTCATGACCAGCCTGGCACTGGGGAGAGGGGCATTCCTTGCCTGGGATACG GGCTTCTCAGACGAGCGGCACGGCGACGTGGTGGTAGTGCGGCCCATGCGCGAGCACACGCTGAAGGAGGTTGCCTTCTACAACCACCTGTTTGCTGTCCCCTCCGTTTTCACGCCAGCCCTTGACACCAAG GCCCCTGAAAAGGCCAGCATTCACCGGCTGATGGAGGCTTTTATGCTCAGGCTGCAGGACCAGTTCCCCTCCACAGTCAGCACTGTGTACag GACAAGTGAGAAGCTGGTTAAGGCCCCCAGGCATGGCTGTGCTGCCAGTCCCCCTGGCCCCCGCTGCCTGCTCTGTATGTGCGCACTGGACATCGACACTGCTG GTGCAGCTCTGCTCTCGCAGGGAGGACCCCCGAGCCTGCGTCATCGAGCAGCTGTGCTACGGCTGCCGCGTGAACATGAAGGACTTG CCCTCCGTGGACCCCCTGCCACCCTACATCTTGGCCGAGGCCCGGCTCCGCAGCCAGAG CTGCTTCCCCAGGGCCTGCATCGAGCAGCAGATCCAGGAGTACCTGGTTGA
- the CTU2 gene encoding cytoplasmic tRNA 2-thiolation protein 2 isoform X13 yields MCQVGEDYAEPASEEPPPRQPGREQKCVKCKEGLPVVVIRAGDAFCRDCFKAFYIHKFRAVLGKNRLIFPGEKVLLAWSGGPSSSSMVWQVLEGLSRESAKRLRFVPGIVCIDEGAACGLSPEARAKTLAEMKLILQTVGFPWHVVALEEVFDLPPSVLRCFAQEPVETEGAYKAAVDSFLQQQHVLGAEGAGDSPSLAQGEEQLSWPCTQDPQNPQSPDRPPTAAQTEALSRLFDSVKTLTAKEELLQALRTHLILHVARTHGYSKVMTGDSCTRLAIKLMTSLALGRGAFLAWDTGFSDERHGDVVVVRPMREHTLKEVAFYNHLFAVPSVFTPALDTKAPEKASIHRLMEAFMLRLQDQFPSTVSTVYRTSEKLVKAPRHGCAASPPGPRCLLCMCALDIDTAGAALLSQGGPPSLRHRAAVLRLPREHEGLALRGPPATLHLGRGPAPQPEGLHRAADPGVPG; encoded by the exons ATGTGCCAGGTGGGCGAGGACTACGCGGAGCCCGCGTCCGAGGAGCCCCCGCCTCGGCAGCCTGG CCGTGAACAGAAGTGTGTGAAGTGCAAGGAAGGCCTTCCTGTCGTGGTGATCCGAGCAGGAGATGCCTTCTGCAG GGACTGTTTCAAGGCGTTTTACATCCACAAGTTCAGAGCCGTGCTTGGGAAGAACCGGCTGATCTTTCCGGGTGAGAAG GTGCTCCTGGCGTGGTCTGGAGGGCCTTCGTCCAGCTCCATGGTCTGGCAGGTCCTTGAG GGCCTGAGTCGAGAATCTGCCAAAAGACTGCGTTTTGTGCCAGGGATCGTCTGTATTGATG AGGGAGCAGCCTGTGGCCTGAGCCCAGAGGCCAGAGCAAAAACCCTGGCCGAGATGAAGCTGATCCTGCAGACCGTTGGCTTCCCATGGCATGTTGTCGCCTTAGAAGAG GTGTTTGACCTGCCACCATCCGTGCTGCGCTGCTTTGCCCAGGAGCCAGTGGAGACTGAAGGGGCCTATAAGGCAGCTGTGGACAGTTTCCTCCAGCAGCAGCATGTGCTGGGGGCTGAAGGGGCTGGGGACAGCCCCAGCCTCGCCCAAGGGGAGGAACAGCTGAGCTGgccctgcacccaggatccccaGAACCCCCAGAGCCCAGATAGGCCACCCACAGCTGCCCAGACTGAGGCTCTGTCCAGACTCTTTGACTCCGTGAAGACCCTGACAGCCAAGGAGGAGCTTCTGCAGGCACTACG GACCCACTTGATCCTGCATGTGGCCCGGACCCATGGCTACTCCAAGGTGATGACAGGAGACAGTTGCACACGCCTGGCCATCAAACTCATGACCAGCCTGGCACTGGGGAGAGGGGCATTCCTTGCCTGGGATACG GGCTTCTCAGACGAGCGGCACGGCGACGTGGTGGTAGTGCGGCCCATGCGCGAGCACACGCTGAAGGAGGTTGCCTTCTACAACCACCTGTTTGCTGTCCCCTCCGTTTTCACGCCAGCCCTTGACACCAAG GCCCCTGAAAAGGCCAGCATTCACCGGCTGATGGAGGCTTTTATGCTCAGGCTGCAGGACCAGTTCCCCTCCACAGTCAGCACTGTGTACag GACAAGTGAGAAGCTGGTTAAGGCCCCCAGGCATGGCTGTGCTGCCAGTCCCCCTGGCCCCCGCTGCCTGCTCTGTATGTGCGCACTGGACATCGACACTGCTG GTGCAGCTCTGCTCTCGCAGGGAGGACCCCCGAGCCTGCGTCATCGAGCAGCTGTGCTACGGCTGCCGCGTGAACATGAAGGACTTG CCCTCCGTGGACCCCCTGCCACCCTACATCTTGGCCGAGGCCCGGCTCCGCAGCCAGAG GGCCTGCATCGAGCAGCAGATCCAGGAGTACCTGGTTGA
- the CTU2 gene encoding cytoplasmic tRNA 2-thiolation protein 2 isoform X4, translating into MCQVGEDYAEPASEEPPPRQPGREQKCVKCKEGLPVVVIRAGDAFCRDCFKAFYIHKFRAVLGKNRLIFPGEKVLLAWSGGPSSSSMVWQVLEGLSRESAKRLRFVPGIVCIDEGAACGLSPEARAKTLAEMKLILQTVGFPWHVVALEEVFDLPPSVLRCFAQEPVETEGAYKAAVDSFLQQQHVLGAEGAGDSPSLAQGEEQLSWPCTQDPQNPQSPDRPPTAAQTEALSRLFDSVKTLTAKEELLQALRTHLILHVARTHGYSKVMTGDSCTRLAIKLMTSLALGRGAFLAWDTGFSDERHGDVVVVRPMREHTLKEVAFYNHLFAVPSVFTPALDTKAPEKASIHRLMEAFMLRLQDQFPSTVSTVYRTSEKLVKAPRHGCAASPPGPRCLLCMCALDIDTADSATAFGAQTPLHLSQTQPPTPPPTAPCCSAGMGRVQGCCGGARPCEREDPRACVIEQLCYGCRVNMKDLPSVDPLPPYILAEARLRSQSCFPRACIEQQIQEYLVEDSDDEAQTGES; encoded by the exons ATGTGCCAGGTGGGCGAGGACTACGCGGAGCCCGCGTCCGAGGAGCCCCCGCCTCGGCAGCCTGG CCGTGAACAGAAGTGTGTGAAGTGCAAGGAAGGCCTTCCTGTCGTGGTGATCCGAGCAGGAGATGCCTTCTGCAG GGACTGTTTCAAGGCGTTTTACATCCACAAGTTCAGAGCCGTGCTTGGGAAGAACCGGCTGATCTTTCCGGGTGAGAAG GTGCTCCTGGCGTGGTCTGGAGGGCCTTCGTCCAGCTCCATGGTCTGGCAGGTCCTTGAG GGCCTGAGTCGAGAATCTGCCAAAAGACTGCGTTTTGTGCCAGGGATCGTCTGTATTGATG AGGGAGCAGCCTGTGGCCTGAGCCCAGAGGCCAGAGCAAAAACCCTGGCCGAGATGAAGCTGATCCTGCAGACCGTTGGCTTCCCATGGCATGTTGTCGCCTTAGAAGAG GTGTTTGACCTGCCACCATCCGTGCTGCGCTGCTTTGCCCAGGAGCCAGTGGAGACTGAAGGGGCCTATAAGGCAGCTGTGGACAGTTTCCTCCAGCAGCAGCATGTGCTGGGGGCTGAAGGGGCTGGGGACAGCCCCAGCCTCGCCCAAGGGGAGGAACAGCTGAGCTGgccctgcacccaggatccccaGAACCCCCAGAGCCCAGATAGGCCACCCACAGCTGCCCAGACTGAGGCTCTGTCCAGACTCTTTGACTCCGTGAAGACCCTGACAGCCAAGGAGGAGCTTCTGCAGGCACTACG GACCCACTTGATCCTGCATGTGGCCCGGACCCATGGCTACTCCAAGGTGATGACAGGAGACAGTTGCACACGCCTGGCCATCAAACTCATGACCAGCCTGGCACTGGGGAGAGGGGCATTCCTTGCCTGGGATACG GGCTTCTCAGACGAGCGGCACGGCGACGTGGTGGTAGTGCGGCCCATGCGCGAGCACACGCTGAAGGAGGTTGCCTTCTACAACCACCTGTTTGCTGTCCCCTCCGTTTTCACGCCAGCCCTTGACACCAAG GCCCCTGAAAAGGCCAGCATTCACCGGCTGATGGAGGCTTTTATGCTCAGGCTGCAGGACCAGTTCCCCTCCACAGTCAGCACTGTGTACag GACAAGTGAGAAGCTGGTTAAGGCCCCCAGGCATGGCTGTGCTGCCAGTCCCCCTGGCCCCCGCTGCCTGCTCTGTATGTGCGCACTGGACATCGACACTGCTG ACAGTGCCACGGCTTTTGGGGCTCAGACTCCCTTGCATCTGTCCCAGAcgcagccccccaccccaccgcccACTGCACCCTGCTGTTCTGCAGGGATGGGGCGGGTGCAGGGCTGCTGTGGGGGGGCCAGGCCCTGCGAGAG GGAGGACCCCCGAGCCTGCGTCATCGAGCAGCTGTGCTACGGCTGCCGCGTGAACATGAAGGACTTG CCCTCCGTGGACCCCCTGCCACCCTACATCTTGGCCGAGGCCCGGCTCCGCAGCCAGAG CTGCTTCCCCAGGGCCTGCATCGAGCAGCAGATCCAGGAGTACCTGGTTGAGGACAGTGATGATGAGGCGCAGACTGGCGAGAGCTGA
- the CTU2 gene encoding cytoplasmic tRNA 2-thiolation protein 2 isoform X11, which translates to MCQVGEDYAEPASEEPPPRQPGREQKCVKCKEGLPVVVIRAGDAFCRDCFKAFYIHKFRAVLGKNRLIFPGEKVLLAWSGGPSSSSMVWQVLEGLSRESAKRLRFVPGIVCIDEGAACGLSPEARAKTLAEMKLILQTVGFPWHVVALEEVFDLPPSVLRCFAQEPVETEGAYKAAVDSFLQQQHVLGAEGAGDSPSLAQGEEQLSWPCTQDPQNPQSPDRPPTAAQTEALSRLFDSVKTLTAKEELLQALRTHLILHVARTHGYSKVMTGDSCTRLAIKLMTSLALGRGAFLAWDTGFSDERHGDVVVVRPMREHTLKEVAFYNHLFAVPSVFTPALDTKAPEKASIHRLMEAFMLRLQDQFPSTVSTVYRTSEKLVKAPRHGCAASPPGPRCLLCMCALDIDTADSATAFGAQTPLHLSQTQPPTPPPTAPCCSAGMGRVQGCCGGARPCESSALAGRTPEPASSSSCATAAA; encoded by the exons ATGTGCCAGGTGGGCGAGGACTACGCGGAGCCCGCGTCCGAGGAGCCCCCGCCTCGGCAGCCTGG CCGTGAACAGAAGTGTGTGAAGTGCAAGGAAGGCCTTCCTGTCGTGGTGATCCGAGCAGGAGATGCCTTCTGCAG GGACTGTTTCAAGGCGTTTTACATCCACAAGTTCAGAGCCGTGCTTGGGAAGAACCGGCTGATCTTTCCGGGTGAGAAG GTGCTCCTGGCGTGGTCTGGAGGGCCTTCGTCCAGCTCCATGGTCTGGCAGGTCCTTGAG GGCCTGAGTCGAGAATCTGCCAAAAGACTGCGTTTTGTGCCAGGGATCGTCTGTATTGATG AGGGAGCAGCCTGTGGCCTGAGCCCAGAGGCCAGAGCAAAAACCCTGGCCGAGATGAAGCTGATCCTGCAGACCGTTGGCTTCCCATGGCATGTTGTCGCCTTAGAAGAG GTGTTTGACCTGCCACCATCCGTGCTGCGCTGCTTTGCCCAGGAGCCAGTGGAGACTGAAGGGGCCTATAAGGCAGCTGTGGACAGTTTCCTCCAGCAGCAGCATGTGCTGGGGGCTGAAGGGGCTGGGGACAGCCCCAGCCTCGCCCAAGGGGAGGAACAGCTGAGCTGgccctgcacccaggatccccaGAACCCCCAGAGCCCAGATAGGCCACCCACAGCTGCCCAGACTGAGGCTCTGTCCAGACTCTTTGACTCCGTGAAGACCCTGACAGCCAAGGAGGAGCTTCTGCAGGCACTACG GACCCACTTGATCCTGCATGTGGCCCGGACCCATGGCTACTCCAAGGTGATGACAGGAGACAGTTGCACACGCCTGGCCATCAAACTCATGACCAGCCTGGCACTGGGGAGAGGGGCATTCCTTGCCTGGGATACG GGCTTCTCAGACGAGCGGCACGGCGACGTGGTGGTAGTGCGGCCCATGCGCGAGCACACGCTGAAGGAGGTTGCCTTCTACAACCACCTGTTTGCTGTCCCCTCCGTTTTCACGCCAGCCCTTGACACCAAG GCCCCTGAAAAGGCCAGCATTCACCGGCTGATGGAGGCTTTTATGCTCAGGCTGCAGGACCAGTTCCCCTCCACAGTCAGCACTGTGTACag GACAAGTGAGAAGCTGGTTAAGGCCCCCAGGCATGGCTGTGCTGCCAGTCCCCCTGGCCCCCGCTGCCTGCTCTGTATGTGCGCACTGGACATCGACACTGCTG ACAGTGCCACGGCTTTTGGGGCTCAGACTCCCTTGCATCTGTCCCAGAcgcagccccccaccccaccgcccACTGCACCCTGCTGTTCTGCAGGGATGGGGCGGGTGCAGGGCTGCTGTGGGGGGGCCAGGCCCTGCGAGAG CTCTGCTCTCGCAGGGAGGACCCCCGAGCCTGCGTCATCGAGCAGCTGTGCTACGGCTGCCGCGTGA